One genomic segment of Hevea brasiliensis isolate MT/VB/25A 57/8 chromosome 3, ASM3005281v1, whole genome shotgun sequence includes these proteins:
- the LOC110653559 gene encoding cytokinin riboside 5'-monophosphate phosphoribohydrolase LOG7 — MEGSKSRFQRICVFCGSSSGKKASYQEAAVELGKELVERRIDLVYGGGSVGLMGLVSQAVHDGGRHVLGVIPRTLMPREIIGQTVGEVRAVSDMHQRKAEMARQADAFIALPGGYGTLEELLEVITWAQLGIHRKPVGLLNVDGYYNSLLSFIDKAVDEGFISTTARRIIVSAPAAKQLVRQLEEYEPEYDEITSKLVWEEVDRRNYVPGSGVATS, encoded by the exons ATGGAAGGATCTAAGTCCAGGTTTCAGAGAATTTGTGTCTTCTGTGGGAGCAGTTCAGGCAAGAAAGCTAGCTATCAAGAAGCAGCTGTTGAGTTAGGCAAGGAACTG GTGGAAAGAAGGATTGATTTGGTCTATGGAGGTGGTAGCGTGGGATTGATGGGTCTTGTTTCTCAGGCAGTTCATGATGGTGGGCGCCATGTTCTAGG AGTTATTCCAAGGACTCTAATGCCCAGAGAG ATAATTGGTCAGACTGTTGGGGAAGTAAGAGCAGTTTCTGATATGCATCAAAGGAAAGCTGAGATGGCACGTCAAGCTGATGCCTTTATAGCCCTTCCAG GGGGCTATGGCACCCTTGAAGAATTGTTGGAAGTCATTACATGGGCGCAGCTTGGTATTCATCGCAAACCT GTGGGCCTTTTGAATGTTGATGGCTACTATAATTCATTGTTGTCTTTCATTGACAAAGCCGTTGATGAGGGCTTTATATCTACTACTGCACGGCGCATTATCGTTTCTGCACCAGCTGCCAAGCAATTGGTCAGACAACTTGAG GAATACGAACCAGAATACGATGAAATAACTTCGAAGCTGGTATGGGAGGAAGTTGACAGACGAAATTATGTGCCTGGATCAGGAGTAGCTACCTCATAG
- the LOC110645943 gene encoding 2-Cys peroxiredoxin BAS1, chloroplastic, translating to MACSATSTTGLISSIAATTKSMASPISKPSQTLNLPSSFFGHRKPLLQSRATRSISLNRGSHSRKSFVVKASGDLPLVGNTAPDFEAEAVFDQEFIKVKLSEYIGKKYVILFFYPLDFTFVCPTEITAFSDRYAEFEKINTEILGVSVDSVFSHLAWVQTDRKSGGLGDLKYPLISDVTKSISKSYGVLIPDQGIALRGLFIIDKEGVIQHSTVNNLAIGRSVDETLRTLQALQYVQENPDEVCPAGWKPGERSMKPDPKLSKEFFAAI from the exons atggcttGCTCCGCTACTTCAACCACCGGTCTTATCTCCTCAATTGCCGCCACTACCAAATCCATGGCTTCTCCCATCTCAAAACCCTCTCAAACCCTTAATCTTCCTAGTTCCTTCTTTGGCCACCGTAAGCCCCTCCTCCAATCTCGCGCCACTCGATCTATCTCATTGAATCGCGGCTCTCATTCGAGGAAGAGCTTCGTTGTCAAGGCCAGT GGTGACCTTCCACTAGTGGGAAATACAGCACCAGATTTCGAGGCAGAGGCTGTTTTTGATCAGGAGTTCATTAAG GTTAAACTCTCCGAATATATTGGGAAGAAATATGTGATTCTCTTTTTCTATCCTTTGGACTTCACATTTGTTTGCCCCACAG AGATCACTGCATTCAGTGACCGTTATGCAGAGTTTGAGAAGATAAACACAGAAATATTGGGTGTTTCAGTTGACAGTGTG TTCTCCCACCTGGCATGGGTTCAAACTGACAGAAAGTCAGGAGGCCTTGGAGATTTGAAGTACCCCTTGATATCTGATGTCACTAAATCAATTTCAAAATCTTATGGGGTACTAATCCCTGATCAG GGAATTGCTTTGAGAGGACTTTTCATTATCGACAAGGAAGGAGTAATCCAGCACTCCACCGTTAACAATCTTGCTATTGGGAGAAGTGTTGACGAGACATTGAGAACACTCCAG GCATTGCAATATGTGCAAGAAAATCCAGATGAAGTTTGCCCAGCAGGGTGGAAGCCTGGAGAGAGGTCAATGAAGCCAGACCCCAAGCTGAGCAAGGAGTTCTTCGCAGCAATATAA